A section of the Pygocentrus nattereri isolate fPygNat1 chromosome 18, fPygNat1.pri, whole genome shotgun sequence genome encodes:
- the rfx3 gene encoding transcription factor RFX3 isoform X1, whose amino-acid sequence MQTPEAGADSASTVPLQTSVPVQPAVTAQQVASQVPVQQQAQTVQQVQHVYPAQVQYVEENSGVYTNGTIRTYSYSEPQMYSQNSAGNYFDTQGSSSHVTTVVTSHSMANNGNGNGGLPMGLSGSQIISSSGAYLIGGNSMDNSAPHTAAQTTRASPATIEMAIETLQKSEGLSSQRSSLLNSHLQWLLDNYETAEGVSLPRSMLYSHYLRHCQEQKLDPVNAASFGKLIRSIFMGLRTRRLGTRGNSKYHYYGIRVKPDSPLNQLQEDMQYMALRQQPVQHKQRFKPVHKMDGVSGDYSNSGQHNLIAAEQTILAQSQHHQQFLDASRALPEFVELDLGEHVVEGVSMEDIKALQTLYREHCEAILDVVVNLQFSLIEKLWQTFWRYSPSNSVEGTTITQNSGVSEIESRLPQTRLLLLCRSEAVLKWMSACDHLMYQALVEILIPDVLRPIPSALTQAIRNFAKSLEGWLTNAMSAIPQKMIQTKVSAVSAFAQTLRRYTSLNHLAQAARAVLQNTSQINQMLSDLNRVDFANVQEQASWVCQCEEGMVQRLEQDFKATLQQQSSLEQWAAWLDNVVCQVLKPYEAQPTFPKAARQFLLKWSFYSSMVIRDLTLRSAASFGSFHLIRLLYDEYMFYLVEHRVAQATGETPIGVMGEFADLNTMSPANIDKDEVSEMGSDLDEEMEDSEEPLTKQEKNETEVIQVLQVGAMEDGSSAVVGVVQPGSIQLTSAAHADHILSSPTGPSTIRHCSGAGNAYASV is encoded by the exons ACGGACGTATTCCTACTCCGAGCCCCAGATGTATAGCCAGAACAGTGCGGGGAACTACTTTGACACGCAAGGCAGCTCATCTCATGTGACCACGGTGGTGACATCTCACAGCATGGCCAACAACGGCAACGGAAATGGCGGGCTGCCGATGGGCCTCTCCGGCAGCCAGATCATCAGCAGCTCAGGAGCATATCTGATCGGGGGCAACTCTATGGACAACTCAGCCCCTCACACTGCAGCCCAGACCACCAGGGCCTCCCCAGCTACA ATTGAAATGGCGATTGAGACGCTCCAAAAGTCTGAGGGTTTGTCCAGTCAGAGAAGCTCACTGCTCAACAGCCAT CTACAATGGCTCCTGGACAACTACGAGACTGCAGAGGGGGTGAGTCTGCCTCGCTCCATGCTTTACAGCCACTATCTGCGCCACTGCCAAGAGCAGAAACTGGACCCAGTCAATGCTGCATCATTCGGAAAACTCATCCGCTCCATCTTCATGGGGCTTCGTACTCGCCGCCTGGGAACCAG AGGGAACTCAAAGTATCATTACTATGGTATCCGGGTGAAGCCAGACTCGCCTCTGAACCAGCTGCAGGAAGACATGCAGTATATGGCACTGCGACAGCAGCCTGTCCAGCATAAACAGAG GTTCAAGCCAGTGCACAAAATGGATGGAGTTTCAGGTGACTATTCCAACAGCGGCCAGCACAATCTCATTGCTGCAGAGCAGACTATCCTTGCACAGAGCCAGCACCATCAGCAGTTCCTGG ATGCCTCTCGAGCTCTCCCTGAGTTTGTAGAGCTTGACCTTGGAGAGCATGTAGTAGAAGGCGTCAGCATGGAGGATATCAAAGCCCTTCAGacactgtacagagaacacTGCGAG GCCATTTTGGATGTGGTGGTAAACCTCCAGTTCAGCCTGATAGAGAAGCTGTGGCAGACGTTCTGGCGCTATTCCCCTTCCAACTCTGTAGAGGGCACCACCATCACGCAAAACAG CGGGGTGAGCGAGATTGAGAGCCGTCTACCGCAAAccaggctgctgctgctgtgccgGAGTGAGGCCGTGCTGAAGTGGATGAGTGCCTGTGATCACCTGATGTACCAGGCTCTGGTGGAGATCCTCATCCCTGATGTACTCAGACCCATTCCTA GTGCCTTGACTCAAGCCATCCGTAACTTTGCCAAAAGCCTTGAGGGCTGGCTCACCAACGCCATGAGCGCCATTCCCCAGAAGATGATCCAGACCAAG GTATCCGCTGTTAGTGCCTTTGCTCAAACCCTGCGCAGATACACGTCTCTGAACCACCTGGCCCAGGCAGCGCGTGCAGTTCTGCAGAACACCTCCCAGATTAACCAGATGCTGAGCGACCTCAACCGTGTGGACTTCGCCAATGTGCAG GAGCAAGCTTCGTGGGTGTGCCAGTGCGAAGAGGGTATGGTCCAGCGGCTGGAGCAAGACTTCAAGGCcacactgcagcagcagagcTCCTTGGAGCAGTGGGCTGCCTGGTTGGATAATGTGGTCTGCCAAGTCCTCAAGCCCTACGAGGCTCAGCCCACCTTCCCTAAAGCTGCCCGCCAGTTCCTGCTCAAGTGGTCCTTTTACAG CTCAATGGTGATCAGAGACTTGACCCTGCGCAGTGCCGCCAGCTTCGGCTCCTTCCACCTGATCCGCCTACTCTACGACGAGTACATGTTCTACCTGGTGGAGCACCGTGTTGCCCAGGCAACAGGAGAGACGCCCATCGGGGTTATGGGAGAG TTTGCAGACCTGAATACCATGTCACCTGCCAACATTGATAAAG ACGAGGTGAGCGAGATGGGCAGCGACCTGGACGAGGAGATGGAGGACTCGGAGGAGCCGCTGACCAAGCAGGAGAAAAACGAGACGGAGGTGATCCAGGTGCTGCAGGTGGGGGCCATGGAGGACGGCAGCAGCGCCGTGGTGGGAGTCGTGCAGCCGGGCTCGATTCAGCTCACTTCAGCCGCCCATGCCGACCACATCCTCAGCTCACCCACTGGACCCAGCACCATCCGCCACTGCAGCGGTGCCGGGAACGCATACGCCTCTGTGTGA
- the rfx3 gene encoding transcription factor RFX3 isoform X2, whose amino-acid sequence MQTPEAGADSASTVPLQTSVPVQPAVTAQQVASQVPVQQQAQTVQQVQHVYPAQVQYVEENSGVYTNGTIRTYSYSEPQMYSQNSAGNYFDTQGSSSHVTTVVTSHSMANNGNGNGGLPMGLSGSQIISSSGAYLIGGNSMDNSAPHTAAQTTRASPATLQWLLDNYETAEGVSLPRSMLYSHYLRHCQEQKLDPVNAASFGKLIRSIFMGLRTRRLGTRGNSKYHYYGIRVKPDSPLNQLQEDMQYMALRQQPVQHKQRFKPVHKMDGVSGDYSNSGQHNLIAAEQTILAQSQHHQQFLDASRALPEFVELDLGEHVVEGVSMEDIKALQTLYREHCEAILDVVVNLQFSLIEKLWQTFWRYSPSNSVEGTTITQNSGVSEIESRLPQTRLLLLCRSEAVLKWMSACDHLMYQALVEILIPDVLRPIPSALTQAIRNFAKSLEGWLTNAMSAIPQKMIQTKVSAVSAFAQTLRRYTSLNHLAQAARAVLQNTSQINQMLSDLNRVDFANVQEQASWVCQCEEGMVQRLEQDFKATLQQQSSLEQWAAWLDNVVCQVLKPYEAQPTFPKAARQFLLKWSFYSSMVIRDLTLRSAASFGSFHLIRLLYDEYMFYLVEHRVAQATGETPIGVMGEFADLNTMSPANIDKDEVSEMGSDLDEEMEDSEEPLTKQEKNETEVIQVLQVGAMEDGSSAVVGVVQPGSIQLTSAAHADHILSSPTGPSTIRHCSGAGNAYASV is encoded by the exons ACGGACGTATTCCTACTCCGAGCCCCAGATGTATAGCCAGAACAGTGCGGGGAACTACTTTGACACGCAAGGCAGCTCATCTCATGTGACCACGGTGGTGACATCTCACAGCATGGCCAACAACGGCAACGGAAATGGCGGGCTGCCGATGGGCCTCTCCGGCAGCCAGATCATCAGCAGCTCAGGAGCATATCTGATCGGGGGCAACTCTATGGACAACTCAGCCCCTCACACTGCAGCCCAGACCACCAGGGCCTCCCCAGCTACA CTACAATGGCTCCTGGACAACTACGAGACTGCAGAGGGGGTGAGTCTGCCTCGCTCCATGCTTTACAGCCACTATCTGCGCCACTGCCAAGAGCAGAAACTGGACCCAGTCAATGCTGCATCATTCGGAAAACTCATCCGCTCCATCTTCATGGGGCTTCGTACTCGCCGCCTGGGAACCAG AGGGAACTCAAAGTATCATTACTATGGTATCCGGGTGAAGCCAGACTCGCCTCTGAACCAGCTGCAGGAAGACATGCAGTATATGGCACTGCGACAGCAGCCTGTCCAGCATAAACAGAG GTTCAAGCCAGTGCACAAAATGGATGGAGTTTCAGGTGACTATTCCAACAGCGGCCAGCACAATCTCATTGCTGCAGAGCAGACTATCCTTGCACAGAGCCAGCACCATCAGCAGTTCCTGG ATGCCTCTCGAGCTCTCCCTGAGTTTGTAGAGCTTGACCTTGGAGAGCATGTAGTAGAAGGCGTCAGCATGGAGGATATCAAAGCCCTTCAGacactgtacagagaacacTGCGAG GCCATTTTGGATGTGGTGGTAAACCTCCAGTTCAGCCTGATAGAGAAGCTGTGGCAGACGTTCTGGCGCTATTCCCCTTCCAACTCTGTAGAGGGCACCACCATCACGCAAAACAG CGGGGTGAGCGAGATTGAGAGCCGTCTACCGCAAAccaggctgctgctgctgtgccgGAGTGAGGCCGTGCTGAAGTGGATGAGTGCCTGTGATCACCTGATGTACCAGGCTCTGGTGGAGATCCTCATCCCTGATGTACTCAGACCCATTCCTA GTGCCTTGACTCAAGCCATCCGTAACTTTGCCAAAAGCCTTGAGGGCTGGCTCACCAACGCCATGAGCGCCATTCCCCAGAAGATGATCCAGACCAAG GTATCCGCTGTTAGTGCCTTTGCTCAAACCCTGCGCAGATACACGTCTCTGAACCACCTGGCCCAGGCAGCGCGTGCAGTTCTGCAGAACACCTCCCAGATTAACCAGATGCTGAGCGACCTCAACCGTGTGGACTTCGCCAATGTGCAG GAGCAAGCTTCGTGGGTGTGCCAGTGCGAAGAGGGTATGGTCCAGCGGCTGGAGCAAGACTTCAAGGCcacactgcagcagcagagcTCCTTGGAGCAGTGGGCTGCCTGGTTGGATAATGTGGTCTGCCAAGTCCTCAAGCCCTACGAGGCTCAGCCCACCTTCCCTAAAGCTGCCCGCCAGTTCCTGCTCAAGTGGTCCTTTTACAG CTCAATGGTGATCAGAGACTTGACCCTGCGCAGTGCCGCCAGCTTCGGCTCCTTCCACCTGATCCGCCTACTCTACGACGAGTACATGTTCTACCTGGTGGAGCACCGTGTTGCCCAGGCAACAGGAGAGACGCCCATCGGGGTTATGGGAGAG TTTGCAGACCTGAATACCATGTCACCTGCCAACATTGATAAAG ACGAGGTGAGCGAGATGGGCAGCGACCTGGACGAGGAGATGGAGGACTCGGAGGAGCCGCTGACCAAGCAGGAGAAAAACGAGACGGAGGTGATCCAGGTGCTGCAGGTGGGGGCCATGGAGGACGGCAGCAGCGCCGTGGTGGGAGTCGTGCAGCCGGGCTCGATTCAGCTCACTTCAGCCGCCCATGCCGACCACATCCTCAGCTCACCCACTGGACCCAGCACCATCCGCCACTGCAGCGGTGCCGGGAACGCATACGCCTCTGTGTGA